Genomic DNA from Nocardioides aquaticus:
GACGTGGCGTGAGTGGGAGGCCACCGGGGACGACCTCGAGGCCGCCCGCGAGCTGGCGGGGGAGGACGACTCCTTCGCCGCGGAGGCCGTGACCCTGGCCGCCACCCGCGAGGACCTCGCCGAGAGGCTTCGTCGGCTGCTGGTCCCGCGCGACCCCGCCGACGACAAGGACGCCCTGCTGGAGCTCAAGTCCGGCGAGGGCGGCGAGGAGTCGGCGCTGTTCGCCGGCGACCTGCTGCGGATGTACACCCGGTACGCCGAGCGGCACGGCTGGAAGGTCGAGGTCCTCGACGCCGCCGAGTCCGACCTCGGCGGGTTCAAGTCGGTCACCGTCGCGGTCAAGGCCACCGGCACGCCCGACCCGGGGGACGCGCCGTTCGCGCGGCTGAAGTTCGAGGCCGGCGTGCACCGCGTCCAGCGGGTGCCGGTCACGGAGTCCCAGGGCCGGGTGCACACCTCCGCCGCCGGCGTCCTGGTGCTCCCGGAGGCCGAGCCGGTCGACGTCGAGGTCTCCGACAACGACCTGCGCATCGACGTCTACCGCAGCTCCGGGCCGGGCGGGCAGAGCGTGAACACCACCGACTCGGCCGTGCGGATCACCCACGTGCCGACCGGGATCGTCGCGTCCTGCCAGAACGAGAAGAGCCAGCTGCAGAACCGCGAGCAGGCCATGCGGATCCTGCGGTCCCGCCTCCTGGCGGCCGCCCAGGAGGCCGCCGACGCCGAGGCCAGTGACGCCCGGCGCAGCCAGATCCGCACCGTCGACCGGTCCGAGCGGATCCGCACCTACAACTTCCCCGAGAACCGCGTCTCCGACCACCGCACCGGTTACAAGGCGCACAACCTCGACCAGCTGCTCGACGGCGACCTCGCCCCGCTGCTCGACTCCTGCGCCGAGGCCGACCTCGCCGCCCGCCTGGCCGCGCTGGAGGACTGAGCCGCGGTGTCCTCCCGACGCGACCTGCTGGCCGGCGCGACCCGCCGGCTCGACGACGCCGGCGTGGCCAGCGCCCGCACCGACGCCGAGCTGCTGCTGGCCCACGTCCTCGGACGGCCCCGGGGCGCCCTGGTGCTCGTCGACGACGTCGCCGCGGCCGACGTCGAGGCCTTCGAGGCGCTCCTGCTGCGACGCGCGGCGCGCGAGCCGCTGCAGCACCTCACCGGCAGCGCCTGGTTCCGCACGGTGGAGCTGGCCGTGGGTCCGGGTGTCTTCGTGCCCCGCCCCGAGACCGAGCTCCTGGCCGGCTGGGCCCTGGAGCGCCTCGCCGAGCTCGAGGACCCGGTCGTCGTC
This window encodes:
- the prfA gene encoding peptide chain release factor 1 gives rise to the protein MFEAVEGMLAEHADLETRLGEPETHADARLAKRLNQRYAALSRIVETWREWEATGDDLEAARELAGEDDSFAAEAVTLAATREDLAERLRRLLVPRDPADDKDALLELKSGEGGEESALFAGDLLRMYTRYAERHGWKVEVLDAAESDLGGFKSVTVAVKATGTPDPGDAPFARLKFEAGVHRVQRVPVTESQGRVHTSAAGVLVLPEAEPVDVEVSDNDLRIDVYRSSGPGGQSVNTTDSAVRITHVPTGIVASCQNEKSQLQNREQAMRILRSRLLAAAQEAADAEASDARRSQIRTVDRSERIRTYNFPENRVSDHRTGYKAHNLDQLLDGDLAPLLDSCAEADLAARLAALED